The genomic stretch CATAACGCCTTCCACTTGGAAAACGGTTCGCAATGCGGATCGATTCTCGCCCGTCTGTCCACAGAACGTGCCCATTCCACCCAACGGGCCGGAGGCGCTGCTGGAGGTGCCGCGCGCCCGTCTGGCCCAATTGCGGCGTctgttgccgctgctcaaGAACCAATCGGAAGACTGCTTATACCTTAATATCTATGTGCCCTATGAGACGCGCCGCTCGAAACGTAAGTGCCAGGCAAAGTTTATACGTTTTTTTCGGCAAATTTAAGTGAAACAAAGTGATAAAATGTACTTACCGCTCTcctgtttctttttctctggCGGACGCGTGTGTTAACAttttgctaaaaaaaaaacaaaaacgaaaagggGAAAACGCTGTTACTTGTGCATGAACATGGCGGCGATTAACATTTGGGGTTACTTTACTtgttgcaaatatttaatcCGGTGTTTCTGGTCGTTACTGCATTGGTGTCGTGGCTCTCAATTCCGTAGTGCATTGCAGTTTAATATAATTATCAACAACTGCAAGCGCTGTGGACTTGGCAGCTCCGATAGCCGCAAacacagctgcagcagcgatAGTGATAGCGATGAACCCAATTAGTCAATTATCGCATTAATCATCCTGTTTCCCCCCATCCCTAAAGGCAATGTGGACGCTGATGTTGAGAgtgcagaaacaacaacaacaaaactctCTACTGTGGTGTTCATACATGGCGAATCGTTCGACTGGAACTCTGGCAATCCGTACGATGGCTCCGAGCTGGCGGCCCACGGCAATGTCATCGTTGTGACAATCAATTTCCGCCTGGGGATCTTTGGTTTCCTGAAGACCGGCGGCAAGGAGAGCGCCCAAGGTAACTTTGGTCTGATGGATCTGGTGGCAGGCCTGCACTGGCTCAAGGAGAATCTTCCGGCATTTGGGGGTGATCCGCAAAGCATTACGCTGCTTGGCTATGGCACGGGTGCCGTGTTGGCCAACATATTGGTTGTCTCTCCAGTGTCGAGTGGTAAGATCTGATCAGAGATCAAAGAAAGTCTTTCCTCAACCTTTAACCTTTCATCTTTTAGATCTAATACAGCGCACAGTTCTGGTCAGTGGTTCCGCCTTGTCGCCCTGGGCCATACAAAAGAATCCACTCTTCGTGAAGCGGCGCGTGGCAGAGCAGACGGGTTGCCATGGCGATATGCTGTACGATGATCTGGCGCCCTGTTTGCGAACCAAAAGCGTGGCCGAACTGCTGGCCGTCAAGGTGGATCATCCACGGTATGTGAGAGAGGCTTATTTTAAGCGTATCCAACCCAAATGTAATCTCTTTCATTTCAGATTCCTGGTCGGCTTCGCTCCATTTGTGGATGGAACAGTTATATCGCCCGTTGCCAATCCCTTGGGCAGCACCACGTTGCCCCTGGGGTCAGCTATTGTTAGGTAAAGCGATTCGAAACGCATCTAAgatcatattttaattatttttctgGTAAACAGTACTTCAGGAATTGAATATGCAAACTTTCCGAAACGAGACCTCATATTCTGCCTTAGTTCTGTGGAATCCTACCTGGATTTGAGTGCCCAAGACCTAGAGTTTGGCTTTAATGAGACGCGTCGTGATCGCATTCTACGCACTTTTGTGCGGAATAATTTTCATTATCATTTGAATGAAATATTTGCCGTCTTGAAGGTGGgttcaattaatttataattaaaatacctGATTTTAAATCGTTTTTTGTACCATAGAATGAGTACACCGACTGGGAGAAAGCCATACGAAATCCTTTGAGCTCCCGCGATGCCACCCTTCAGTTCCTCAGCGATGGCCATACGGCTTCGCCTCTGATTAAGCTCGGCTACATGCACAGCCTCCGCGGGGGTCGCACTTATTTCCTGCACTTTAAGCACAAAACTGTCGAAGAGGAATACCCACAGGTGGGTATTCAACTGGGAAAACAATCAATGAAGTCTATATTTACCGTTTACTTACCGAATCCTTAGAGAACCGGCTCTGTTCGTGGCGAAGATGTGCCTTTTTGGTTAGGTCTGCCCATATCCCCGCTCTTTCCACACAACTACACAACTCAGGAGCGTCAAATCGGTCGCCTAATGCTGCGATATCTGTCCAACTTTGCCAAGACAGGGTAAACGAAAACATCTCTTAAATGAAGTCTTCCTCTAACTCTCGTATTCGACAGCAATCCGAACCAATCCACTGAGAAAACAGCCTTAGGTAATGCAGAAGATGCTACCTTGCATCAGCAGAAGAAACGCTCGGCAGCTGTGGTCCCTAATCCACATCTCAGCGATGCGATGACTTTGGCGGTGCTCTACAATCAGCGACGCAGCAATGCCATGCATGAGAAACGCTCCTATATACGACGCCGTTTGCGGAGTAATAATGATGGTGCCTTCACCCAGCTGGGGCTGGCCAGTGAGCGGGATGTGGGCAGCTACGAGGGTGATGATCTTCCCTTTTGGGACGCCTACGATGTGGTCAACCAGCTGTATGTGGAGTTGGGTAAGCTATCAAGACCATTTAACAGAAAATCTTTTGGTTTTATGATAACTATTCCCTTTGCAGGCAACAAAGCAAACATTCAGAGCCATTATCGCGGCCATAAGCTGTCCATGTGGTTGAACCTCATCCCTCAACTACATCGCCATTTCAATATCAATGACCAGTCCATGAGACATCATCAATTCCAGGATGATATGAACAATAGGGATCTGTATGAAGGTTAGCATTCCACTCCATAAGGAAGCTTCGTTCCAGGCTATAGATTTTCacttgatttatttttttaggcGTTGTGCGTCCACAGTTGCAGACGAAACCAGCAGAAGATGATAACATCATCATTATACAGAAGAGTAGAACGACCACGACAACGCCGCCACCGCCAAAGACACCTAGTGCAAATGTAACGCAAGCCTTGAATCCCATGATCAGCGGAACAGCTACCACAACAGGTTGatctttatttttataattaaaaaatggCAATCTGCTGACAGTGAATCTCTTACAGAATGTGGCATCGATGGTGCCATGTCCGTCTCCGAATTGACCACAACTCAAGCGCCGAAAGACAATCGAACTGGAGGACATACTCGGGTGGAGACCCAAAAGGACCTggccaccgcttcgacgggcATCATTGGCAATCTGGAGCTACTGCGGCGGCTGAGCGGCAAACAGTTCCAAAGCTACACCACAGCATTGATTGCTACAGTGGCCGTGGGTTGCTTTTTGCTCATCCTCAATGTCCTCATCTTTGCGGGGATCTATCATCAGCGCGAGAAGCGTGCGCGGGATGCGAAAACCaaggaggagctgcaggaaaGCGATACCAGCAAAAGTTCCAGCATGCTCAAGCTGAATGCTTTAATTgggggtggtggaggaggaccTGGTGGTTGTGGATCTGGTGATCACGCGGATGCGTACTCTCTCAGCGGCACTGTGGTGGACAGCAAGGGCGGTGTGGGTGTTGTCTTTGGGGAATACAGCTGCTACGATGAGAAGACCAAGCAGCTGAAAGAGGAGAAGCTCATTGTGGAGCTGCCACCATCGTCGTCGGTGTCGGTTTCTGGGCAAACGTCTCTCATGATGGACAGCTGGGGCGCCTGCTCCACCAGCACACTCGATCTGCTGAAGACCAAACCAGGCATCGGAATGGCGGATAGCCACCTGGAGATGGTCTCCTACAATGCCCTTCCCACGTTAATGGAGTCCACGTCGGCGCTGAGCAGCAAGCGCGGATCCTTTGTGGAGAACAGCCTGCAGTTCAACAGTCCGCAGCAGTTCGACTATGCAGTCCAGTCATCAGATCAGATGTCTTTCAAGGCTATCGAAGAGGCCGTCAAGGCGGCGGCCATCCAAGACTCTGAGATCATGCGAGATGATGACATACCCGAACCGCCGCCCCCACCGCGATCTTTTCTTGCtgcccaacagcaacaacaacaacaacagcagcagcaacaacagggtATACTGCGGCAGACGGGGACTGCGGGCAGTGCGACGACGGGTCCAGGGAGCAGCGGGAGCAAGAAACGTGTACATATTCAGGAAATCTCTGTCTAGCATGCATTACCCTCCAACTCTTACTACGACTAATCACAATGTAAGCCCCTCATTTCATCTCGTTTCCTTCTACTCATTTGAGGATCAGTTCTTGATTTATTCTCTCTCTAatttaaaacacacacacaacacaaactgcccctcctctctctatctctgcaTTAGAGCCTTTTTCTGTATGTGCTCTGTTTTGTGAGAAGATGATGCAAAAAATCGATGTAACTGTATGTattatgtgtatgtatgtatgtttgtacatTATGTAAATGTTCCTGGTAGTCCGTGGGAATGTGAGAAATATAAGTGGATAAATTCAAGTGTAGGAATCATTTCGTCGAAAGTGTTATATTGTATCATTGTGTGTATAGTTTTTATGTTCCTTTCGATTAGGATTCACGTATTATATTGTATTTGCTTGTTATTTAATAATTAGCGAAATCAAAatcggaaaatatatatatgtaactggcttttaattatttataatacCATAAACTACAACTATGATACGCATACTGTATTTAAATGTATTGTAAAATATTGACTCTATTTGtatgaaatacatatgtaatacaAAAATCACAAACTATTTCCATAATGCTCGACTCGAGACGCAGCTGAGAAGGCTGCTTAAGAGAATGATCGAGAAttgcacaaaaaacaacataccGAACCCCGCGCACCGCTGATATACTGCATAAGATCGGAGTAAGGCAGCATTCGAACGTTAGACGGGCAATCATAGCCATGTTGTGCTGATCAGAACTCATCCACTCGAGCCAAGAAGGTTGTATGTTCGCTCTGCCGGAGTGTGTAGAAGCCCAAAGTATTATAAACCAGTGCCTTCAGATACAGGTAGCAGCGGGGGCGTTTTAAAATCAGTAACTGGCCTTCGATTGACGTCTTACAACTAATGGGGTACAGATAACCATTAATATGTTTGTAAAAAACCAACAGAAGTGTTTTTATAGTGGCACATAGTTCAAGGAGGCACATTAACCGATCATTCCAAGGATCCATTCATTCCATATGTGACATATGAAGTTGGTCTTTAAACTGCCTGTTTAACGCTTTGTCTTTTGCAGGCCACTGCGTttattttgtaaaaaaaaatggtcTGGACTTTGGGTGTTAATCAAATTAACTTGATTTCACATTGCTTTTTGGACTGAGCGGTTAATCCAGCATAGAGGGGGATAGATGAGGCACTAGTTACATTATATGTAGTACGAGTACTACTTCTTAATTTGTACTAATCAGAGATTGTGAAAAACACCTGGGTATGAGGGATTTTAAAGCTATATTGGCTCTGCTTTTATTACTTTTTTCGCTTTCTTTGTCAGCTTATCGTCCCTTTCAGCTGCTTTACGTTTTgtcgtttgttttttcttaGGTGAGGGCGCCTCCATACCGGGctccattttaattaattctaTTAGTGCGTCGAGCTCCAATTCGGGTTTAACCTCCTCCGGCTCTTGGCTAACCTGCTCCGGCTCTGGGCTGCCAAACTTGATGGATTGGTTCTGCGGTTATAAAACAGTACGAATTACATTACATTTTCCAATTTCTCGCAAAGAGTAACATACCACCGGCTCTTGGCCCTCCTCCAGCAATAATTCTCCCTCGATGTAGGGCATCACATTGCTCATGTTGAAGCTTTTGATGCGAAAATTAATGTCCTGATCCATGGTAATGCCCTCCCGGGTGTTCTTATTGTTGGTGAAGCGAATTATGGTGTTGAATACCCTGTAGATGATGGCGCTGACCTGGTGCTTGGATATGTGCCGCACAACTCCACTCAGGACGGCCCCCTCAACGGGCTGGAAGACATAGAAGTCTGCGTTGATAAGCAGGTGCAAGCTGGGATCATCCGCTCGCAAGGCTGCCGTCTGGCCCAGGACCTTGATTTTCTTAATGCCCAACACAATGGCAGATAGGTTGGCATCGTATATTCCCACTTTTGTGCGGATGAGCAGCTCGTGGAGCGCATGCTTGAAACTAGCCATGCCGTACGGTCCCATCGACAGGTGCATGTCCGTGTTGACGCAATTCACGCATGACCCGGGATTGTTGGCGTACGTCTCCAACTCCTGGGttgaaaattttatatatttctgtAATATTCGCGACATTTTATAAGTTATTCCTCCGAAACGAACCACATGTTCtttgccagcggataatcgatGAATCGAATATCGATGGTTTTTCGTGCCGATAGGATGCAGCGATGTTCGTCCATCCCTAGTGGAAACATGCTGTATTAAAGGtggaaaaaacagaaaaatcaCGACAAAGAAAATAAGAAAGATTAAGATAACGATTTTATACAGCTCTCAAGATGGGAGTACCAGCATTCTTTCGGTGGCTAAGCCGAAAATACGCGAGTGTGATAATTGATTGCAATGAGAACAAGCAGGTGGATCCGGATACCGGTAAAAATATCTACGAGGACGCCACCCTCCCTAATCCGAATGGAGTAGAGTTTGATAACCTGTACTTGGACATGAACGGTATCATACACCCGTGTACGCATCCGGAGGACAAGCCCGCGCCCAAGAACGAGGACGAGATGATGGTGGCCATATTCGATTGCATCGATCGACTTTTTGGCATTGTACGGCCGCGAAAGGTGCTCTACATGGCCATTGATGGAGTGGCGCCCAGGGCCAAGATGAACCAGCAGCGGTCGCGACGCTTTCGTGCGGCCAAGGAAACCACCGAGAAGCGGATGGAGATAGCACGAATCCGCGAGGAGTTGCTGACCCGCGGCTGCAAGCTGCCGCCCGAGAAGGAGAAGGGTGAGCACTTCGATTCCAATTGCATTACGCCCGGCACTCCGTTCATGGACAGGCTGAGCAAGTGCCTCCACTACTACGTCCACGATCGACAGAACAATAACCCGGCATGGAAGGGCATCAAAGTCATCCTTTCGGATGCCAATGTGCCCGGCGAGGGCGAGCACAAGATCATGGACTACATACGGAAGCAGCGCGCCCAACCCGACCACGATCCCAACACCCAGCATGTACTCTGCGGCGCCGATGCGGATCTGATCATGCTGGGCCTGGCGACCCACGAGCCGAACTTCACCATCATCCGGGAGGAGTTCCTGCCAAACAAGCCCAGGCCTTGCGATATTTGCAATCAATTTGGCCACGAAATGGACAAGTGCGTAGGACTCAGTGCCGTTGGATCGTCGGGGGCCAACTTCAAGCCCGATGTGGCAATTGGAGCCGAGGTGAAGTTCATATTCGTGCGTTTGAGCGTGCTCAGGGAGTACCTGAAGCAGACGCTCGAGATGCCAAATCTACCATTCGAATATGACTTTGAGCGGACCCTCGATGACTGGGTGTTCATGTGCTTCTTTGTGGGCAACGATTTCCTTCCCCATCTGCCCAGTCTGGAGATACGCGAGGGAGCCGTTGATCGTCTGGTGGAGCTCTACAAGAAATGCGTCTACAAGACAAAGGGCTATCTGACCGACTCTGGGGACGTGAATCTCGATCGAGTGCAGCTGATAATGACGGATCTGGGCAATGCCGAGGATCAGATATTCAAGAGTCGCCAGAGGCGCGAGCAGCAGTTTAAGGCCCGCGagaaacagaggcagaggc from Drosophila pseudoobscura strain MV-25-SWS-2005 chromosome 4, UCI_Dpse_MV25, whole genome shotgun sequence encodes the following:
- the Nlg2 gene encoding uncharacterized protein Nlg2, whose protein sequence is MDVLHVLDVVDVAQAASLHQPQPQSQSQSETPSKSPTGSGHGQLILTATRTKTRRTTRTSRTRTRSKLRQTKIIQSRFLHIYGYFFFGSLMSYIKTICASMVQQMAAEADKETEVEVAVALPAAKAKRKPVTETETATGMGVGMGTGTGTDARIVATGICIIRLITLKRFLEISTTDKHNQKHQQQQQHQHQHQPWQSAASAMSPTSVEASAVGGGGGEADPVQNRRHSHPHTPSHSHIRHPQACWRHQLTPGILLMLLLLSSLWPDCCDCLHGGGNTVKTKYGLLRGIVVRSTPLVEAFLGIPYASAPVGSLRFMPPITPSTWKTVRNADRFSPVCPQNVPIPPNGPEALLEVPRARLAQLRRLLPLLKNQSEDCLYLNIYVPYETRRSKRNVDADVESAETTTTKLSTVVFIHGESFDWNSGNPYDGSELAAHGNVIVVTINFRLGIFGFLKTGGKESAQGNFGLMDLVAGLHWLKENLPAFGGDPQSITLLGYGTGAVLANILVVSPVSSDLIQRTVLVSGSALSPWAIQKNPLFVKRRVAEQTGCHGDMLYDDLAPCLRTKSVAELLAVKVDHPRFLVGFAPFVDGTVISPVANPLGSTTLPLGSAIVSTSGIEYANFPKRDLIFCLSSVESYLDLSAQDLEFGFNETRRDRILRTFVRNNFHYHLNEIFAVLKNEYTDWEKAIRNPLSSRDATLQFLSDGHTASPLIKLGYMHSLRGGRTYFLHFKHKTVEEEYPQRTGSVRGEDVPFWLGLPISPLFPHNYTTQERQIGRLMLRYLSNFAKTGNPNQSTEKTALGNAEDATLHQQKKRSAAVVPNPHLSDAMTLAVLYNQRRSNAMHEKRSYIRRRLRSNNDGAFTQLGLASERDVGSYEGDDLPFWDAYDVVNQLYVELGNKANIQSHYRGHKLSMWLNLIPQLHRHFNINDQSMRHHQFQDDMNNRDLYEGVVRPQLQTKPAEDDNIIIIQKSRTTTTTPPPPKTPSANVTQALNPMISGTATTTECGIDGAMSVSELTTTQAPKDNRTGGHTRVETQKDLATASTGIIGNLELLRRLSGKQFQSYTTALIATVAVGCFLLILNVLIFAGIYHQREKRARDAKTKEELQESDTSKSSSMLKLNALIGGGGGGPGGCGSGDHADAYSLSGTVVDSKGGVGVVFGEYSCYDEKTKQLKEEKLIVELPPSSSVSVSGQTSLMMDSWGACSTSTLDLLKTKPGIGMADSHLEMVSYNALPTLMESTSALSSKRGSFVENSLQFNSPQQFDYAVQSSDQMSFKAIEEAVKAAAIQDSEIMRDDDIPEPPPPPRSFLAAQQQQQQQQQQQQQGILRQTGTAGSATTGPGSSGSKKRVHIQEISV
- the Polr1F gene encoding DNA-directed RNA polymerase I subunit RPA43, translating into MSRILQKYIKFSTQELETYANNPGSCVNCVNTDMHLSMGPYGMASFKHALHELLIRTKVGIYDANLSAIVLGIKKIKVLGQTAALRADDPSLHLLINADFYVFQPVEGAVLSGVVRHISKHQVSAIIYRVFNTIIRFTNNKNTREGITMDQDINFRIKSFNMSNVMPYIEGELLLEEGQEPVNQSIKFGSPEPEQVSQEPEEVKPELELDALIELIKMEPGMEAPSPKKKQTTKRKAAERDDKLTKKAKKVIKAEPI